Part of the Spinacia oleracea cultivar Varoflay chromosome 5, BTI_SOV_V1, whole genome shotgun sequence genome, TGGACATGCCCTTCTTGCTCATTACAGGAAACTACAGCAGCATCCACTATATCTGGGTGTTCTCTTAATGTATCCTCTACCTCCTCTAGTGCAATACGTTGACCATTAACCTTTATGGTTCGATCTTCTCTTCCACAAAATACCAAATCACCACTTTGAACCCTTCTAGCAAAATCCCCTGTTCTATAATAAAGTTTACTACTCAGTTGCTCATTGTTCAATGGTTTGATGTTACCTTCAATATAATAGCCTCTCGAAAGACATACACCCGatacacatatctctccttCATCGGACTTTCCATCTTTCTCAATAAGCTTAACATCACAATTAGAGATGGGTTTACCAATAGGAACACTGCTCATTGTGCTCACCATCTCAGTTTCGAGCATTCCTGGTAAATGTTTACAGTCAAAGTAAGTACAATCACCAGATACCTCAGTGCTTCCATAAATATTCAAGATAGTACAAGCCTTGGGCATTGTCATAGAAAGCATCTTCCACAAAGATATAGAAAAAACTTCACCACTCAGCACCAACAACTTCAAGGAAGTGTGCCCTTGTTCAGAACACCGTCCCTCTAAAGCAGGAACAATCGCCTTTATCAAAGATGGAACGGCTGTTATTCTAGTGATAGAGTAATCATATAGATAATCAACAATACCAAACAAATTCCCTTTCAACTCATCAAAAGGGGGCACCACTAAAGTACATCCTGCTAGTATTGGAGCTAGAAATTCTTGAAGATGATCAACAAAACTAATCGAAGTCTTGAACAACAAAATATCATCCTCTTTCAATGGATACAACTCTTGCATCCACAAAAACCTATTCAAAATCCCTTCTTCTGTCCCACAAACACCTTTAGGCTTACCAGTAGACCCAGAAGTATACatcaaataattaaatttccTAAAATCCCCACTTTCACATGGCCAACACAAATCCAATTTCCCACATTTTTGTTCAACAACCCCATCAAAATTTATACACAAAACATGAAATTTGCAGCAATTTACAATCCAATGTGATTCATCAACCAAATGGGCACTACTATTTTtctcaaaattcaaacacccaataatcaaaccaacatttGAAGACAAAATTATTGACAAAACCCTTTGTTTTGGCCAAGAAGGATCAATAGGGAAGAAAACCCCACCACATTTTAATACAGAAAGAACAGTAATTACATATTCTACTGAGGGTTTCATGTAAATTCCCACTAATTTTGTTGTACTAAAATTCAATTTGATGTTACCTGAGGTGGGTTTGATTAAGGAGGGATCATCACCACCGTTGAGGATGTGATTAAGCCTGAAGGTAAGAGAATCAACGGCGGATAGTACCTCGGAGAAAGTGAAGAACTTGTCGCCGTCATATAATGGAGGGTTAGCATCATTAATGGTGCTGGTTTTGTGAGTAATAAGATTTTTGCGGCGCTTTGTGGCGTGgataatggctattttgttggGATTATTGGAAGCAGTTTGGTGGAATACATGGGATATGCAGCAGTAGGAAGAAGAGAGCTGATTCTGCttctcattttccattttttttttctctggtTTCTTTCCCTTCACTGATCTTAATACAGAGTTACAGACTGTACAGGTAACAACGAGGCTGAGGTTCGGCCCGGTGGGCTAGGACGATGGGTTTGTTTATGATACGTCTCATGTAAACCTGGTTATTGGGCGGGTTGGGTCAGAGTCGGTGCGAGTCATTAACAATTGGGTTAGTAACTTAGTTATCCGTAACAATTTCAATTTATGTGTGATTTTGtcaattaaaaagaaaatttaaCGATATTACGGAGTATGTATCAATGTTTTTATAACGATTTTTTCAGATGGGAGCATGTGCAAGAGGGGGCACCCAAATAAGCTCCTCCGTAACGACTATGTATCAAATAATGACCCGAAAAGTGAAGTACACCGTGTATGACGTATTGTATTCTCTAATATATCTCGGGAGAAACTAACCAAACTTGTTTCTTCAACATCTTGTCATTAGATCATATACTGTGATGTGtgctttaaattctaaaaaacaCGTATGACAACCAATTGAAAGAGCAATAGTGCGTAAGATACAAATTTTAGTGGGTAATTTTTCATACTTGTATCAAGCTCGAATTATTTATTAACTTATGAACATACACGAGCTTTAAGTACGAATTCgagttttctttatttttggtgtTACTACCCGTTCACCCTTAGGGATaattcggattcggggcgagttatgAGTGGATAGGTTTCCGTCCcttcccaattgttgttgcgggcgATCGAACACGCGGTACGCCCTACCAAATCCAGTCTCAATttccactgaaccaacagacaattggtatgaattcgagttttttttttgacgctTGCACCCGATTCACCTTGAGGCTAATCTAAATTTAAGTTGTTTATTAAAAGTCTCAACTTCATGAGTTTTACTAGTTTTACATGTTGATGATCATTTGGAAGCCCAAGTGCCTACCACAACATATCCGACAGCCCAACGCTCGCAACTCCGCAACTCCATTGATTGGCTAAACCGTCTAAACCCtgcaaaaccctaaaaaataagCAAGCAAATTTGGGGAGAGTCGAAGCAAATTAATTGTAGCAACAATGGAGGAAACTCAGATGGAGGAAAAGTGTAACAGTGTAACCAACGGAATCCCGATTGAGGAAAAAGAAAGTGAAGAAACCCAAACAATGGAGGAGAAGGATTCATACACACAACCCGAGGTCGCTCCTGCTCTAATTGCACTTCACCCCTTTGATCAATCCGTTGCAGTGACTGTTGGGTCGGACCTCCGCATCTTCAATCTCGCGTAAGTTGTTTTTCCTTCACTAATTACTTGATTTTGATGGCTAATTACGGTTTTTGATGCCATTGTattatgttaattatgtttgtgGAAAGTCCTCGATTTTGGGTTTTTGATATGGAATTTGATTGAACTGGTTTGGGAACGAAATTTCTGGATGTGTTTTGATGTGGGTTTCTCTTGAAATGGATGCTTTTGATGTGCTGAAGTTTAATTGACCTTAAAATTCAATAGGGTTTTAGTCTTCTGATTTTGTTATTCATTGGATTGTTTAGTAGAGGGAGTAATTATGTTATATAGATATTGAATTTGGTGATCAATTTGTGAAAGTTTGATGTTTGGAAAGTTGagcttttttagtttttttccaCACTTTGCAGCAAGAATTGTCCAGTCTCATTGGCAGATCAATCCAAGGAAGTACTACATAAAGATTCTATTAGAGCTATACGTTTTAGTGACAATGGAAAGCTATTGGTTTCTGCTGGCGATGACAAGCTTGTTAAGATATGGAGCGCTGAAACTTGGCAATGCCTTTGTACTGTGTAAGTTCTTCTGATTTTTCTCGTCTTTGGCTCTTTGTCGTGGTATGTTATCGCCAGATAATAAGGTTGCTTCAATTGTCAAATGCTAGTACTCGTAGTATTGTACTAGAAGGAGAACTCGTTGAATTCTTGAACCTTACACCATGCCAATTTGATTAGGGTATCTCTTTATTTTTTATACTCAGTACAAGATAAAGATATCTATTTCCTGGATCATCCAGCATTTGTCTGCACGTACTTTAAGCTATTTGGCTGACATGTTTGCTGGATAGCATGTATATTTTGGTGGAAATGATTAGGCCTTTGTTTTGTGATTGCATTTTCTTTTACTATTCCTCTTTAGGGTAATGATGTAATCTAGATTGTTGATGGAACAGAAATTCGGAGAAGAGAGTAAGCGCAGTTGCTATTAGCAAAGATGAACAGTATGTCTGTTTTGCAGACAAATTTGGGGTGATTTGGATTGTGGATCTTGTGGGGCTTGCTGAAGATCAGTCTGTCACTGAGAAGAAGGCTGTGGCAATTTTTGGTCACTACTGTAGCATCATTACTAGTTTGGTATGTGATTCTAGTGCCCAATGCCACCACTTTACCTCTACATTTGCACTATCATGTTTTGAAGAACTTGTTGCTCCTTGCAGGAATTCTCTCCCGATGGACGTTTCATAGTCAGCGCTGACCGAGACTTCAAAATTCGTGTAACCTTATTTGCATTCTTTTGTATGAATATTCAGGCCTTAATCACTTGCACTTGCTTTATTGTAATTTTTCTTGTGACAGGTTAGTGTGTTTCCCAAGAATCCCTTGAAAGGAGTCCATGAGATCCAGAGTTTCTGTCTTGGTCATTCAGAGTGAGTCCATCTTTGTATTTTTGTTCTGTTTGTTTTTTCACTTTTTGTTGGAGTGGGTGATCATAAGATTATGCCTTACATCTTAGATGCATGACTTTATGTGATTGTGTCATTATTTCTTGGAAGGTTAACAGAAATTTTGATATTCTGCTTGCTGAAATTTATTCATAATGACATATACATATCCCAAAACATGAATTCTGACATCTATATCTTTCAAAAGTTGTGAAGGTGATTAGAAAGGCTCACATCCTCACATAGTTGTTAATTTGGACCATTTTTTTCCGTTCCCTTTAACGAACTTATCGATTTGACTCATAGCAAGTGATTCCAGCTTTGGCATAATGAGCAGGTTTAGAACAAAGTACAAACTAATACCgctttaattcataaattagtTGAGTTATGCCACGATGGTGTTATGCACATTTAGACTTCTAGCCAACCTGATTACCAGTATAACCTCAAGTAAGTTCTTTATCTTTATCTTTCTCAGGTTTGTATCATGCCTCACTTTTGTGTGCAACCCAAATTTCCCACAGGGCTTTCTTGTGTCAGGAAGTGGTGATTCAACTGTGAGTGAAGTCTTATTTCTGTTTTTGGTGATGAACCTGGATTGCTATTTTCAGTTTATATTGAATTTGATTTCTGATTTCCTTCAGGTTTGCTTGTGGGATGTTACATCCGGGTCACTTCTTTGCACAAGTGAGGTGGGAAGAGAGGTAGGTCAGTGTGCACgagaaataattttttgccTGCATTTCTGTACAACCCCTACTTTTAATCTTCATATTAACTAGAGGAAAAATGAACCTGGGGGGGATTAATAAGCTGATCATGTCAATCGATGTCACTAAATTTTCAACTTTGGATTAGAAAATAGGCAAGTTATGGAACTTATGGTATATAGTTACTTAAACATTAGTTTTGAGTAAACTAGGGCCTAGAGGAGTAGCACTTTAAGTTGTTGAGGTTAAGTAGTGCCATTTCGATCCTTTAGGTTTACTATGGTGTTTAGGAATTTATGTGATGAAAATCAGATTAATGCAGATGCCCTGGCCGGCTATGAGGATTGACCGATTGAGGAGGACAGTTTAGCCAAAGGCTTTAAGATTAGAGTAGCCTTGTTACTACCTGCCTCTAGCGCAACCACCTTTGCTACAAAAGTGCTTATCTGATATTATGAGTTCAAAATGTGCTAAAAGGTTTGTTCCCGGTCCATTGTCATGTATGGTGATCCAGATAACCCGAGGCACCCTAAACACCTttgtttaaatgtattttattagaaatatttattatttctattttgagaaaaatgttttaaaaataaatgaGGCGAGCTATTTCTATTTTTGGGGGAGAGAATAATTTAATATGcaagtttaattagaattagaAGTCAtgtcttttaattttaaagCAAAGACACTCTCGTCTCTTTCATTCATTAAACCAGATCTTCaaaccctataaatataggtgatCACCCTCAAAACCCTTCACAAATATTCATTAAACACAAAAGTAAAACCCTGACCCTAATTCTCTATTTTCccgtcgaacttatgtttgaCCTTATTACACTTACATGCGTTCGTTTTTAGTCAAAGGTTCTttcttcaaagttgtagatcttGAAAATTTATTGTACTTCGCCTCAAGAATCGTTTGATTTCGAGTTAAATATTAGGAATTATGGCTTTTTCAAAATTGTGCAACACTATTTCAATTTCTTCTCTCCCCTTCGGTTCCCCTTGCCGCGCACGGCAGCCCGCATAGGCCTAACAAGAAATTGAAATAGTGCTGCAGAATTTTGAAACGGCCATAACTCCTAATATTTAACTCGAAATCAAACGATTGaggtaaaatataataaattttcaagatctacaactttgaagaagGAGCCTTTGGCTAAAAACGACCGCATGTAGGTGTAATAAGGTCAAATATAAGTTCGACGGGAAAATAGAGAATTATGTTTAATGAATATTTGAGGGCGatcacctatatttataggttttGGAGATTTGGTTTAATGATGAAAAAGATAAGTGTCTTTGCTTTAAAATTAGAAGACATGGCTTCTAATTAAACTTGCGTATTAAGTTATTTTCTCctccaaaaatagaaataacttgcctaatttattttcaaaacatttttctccttaaaatagaaataataaaatacatttaaattagAGTGTAGCACTTTGTCCCTTAATTAATAAACTAGCTTAACTtttccgtcaaaaaaaaaattagagtgTAGGGGTGAGGGCTAAAAGTCTAAAACGTAATTAGAGTGTGTAAGGTTATGACGCTCAAAAGGCTGTTCTTAAGAGAATTTTTTGAAGAAGGATTGTAGGAGTATGGTTGTCATTCCACTATTCCAAAAagtcatttcttgcttttaaaAGTTCGGGATTTCAAggaccaaattggtaaaaaaaaaaattggtgtttAGGGACAATTTGCTAGTAAAAAAAATATGCTTAGGTGACCATTTGATGATAAAAGACAAACTCGGCGATGATAAGACAAATTTGGATTCAGTTTGCAAAAGCCTGCTGGTGACTTACAATTACACTTGTCCTTTTTGCCCCTTGATATTtgtactttttcttttttttccctttcttcTCTCCCTTACTTTGTCAATTATGATTCCAATAAGTATAAATATATGTACGTATTATACAAAATCATAATATTTGTTGATGGCTTGTTCTATACATACAAGAACTAGAGGCGATTAGCCATAAAATCAAATCAATACATTAGCTTAAACACCcaccaaaaaatatttaattacaTACAAAGCATAATGTTATTAAGGtttaaagttaataattaaCAGAAAGAAAACCAAAAAGATCTTGTGGTTGCAAGTTTAGtagaaaaaaattgaaatggtaTCCACGTGTGGGCTTTTACAAGCTCAGTCCGAATTTGTGGCCCAACTGGCGAACTGTagtcggatttattttttattagtacCAAAATTGTCACTGGctatttttatttatcaaattGTCACCGACTACCATTATTTTTACCTAACTGGTCAATTGGCCCATGATTCACATTAGTATCCTTATCCGTTTGAGGTGTGAGATAGATGCCTAGCACGGGCATGGCAACATAATTGTAGTGTTGGGGTAATAAAAGGTGTGATATGTGCTATGCTTGAATGACCCTATTAGCAAGTATAAAAGTCATGAAACTATCTATATTACTTTGACTCTTCATCCTTCCTAACCCATGTGCACATTTGACATTTCGACGGAGGTGTCATTCGGAATTCCTCATGTTCACCTTGGAGCCACAATTCGTAGTTAAACATACAAGGAGATGGATAGAGACCAGATATTTATGCAATATGTATTCACAAATGTGCTTGAGATAAGAAGACCAGAATTTTATacaagaaataacaaataagtCAACGTATAAGTGTATCACAAGAAAAGAAGTATTTGTATGTGAAAGCTCATGCAAAAAGTCTTCTACGGTTAAAATTATATTTCGTAATGCTATTTCCAATTTAGGAGTGTGTCTTTGGTTAACATATATAAATACAAGGGAACTTAAATTTCCTAGAATGTGTATACAGTATACGTGTGCACTTGTTTAGTTGACAATAACATATGAAAGTGGAACTTTCTAGGAAGTTGTATGTATATGTGTGCACTTGGTTGGTTGGCAATAACATATGAAAGTGGAACTTCCTAGGAAGTTGTTCTTTCCACCGAATGGGGAGAAGTTGCATACCTAGGTAACTGAAGTACTCCAATTTGTAGGTAGTAGAACTTCCTATGCAGTTTCACTTCTTATGTTAGTGTCAACTAAACAATTGCATATATGTTAGTATATGTCAACCAACCCTAGGTCAGTGAAAATCCCCTTTATCCAACCAAACAACCTTTGGCATTTCCTAGGACATTGGAACTTCCTAGGAAGAAATACTTCCTACTTCTAATCAAACCGAATCCTGATGAGTCTGGCTCTTCGATATGTATGTGTATCCTTCACACGTACCCTTGTCGGAGTAACATAGCTCGTTGTGGACTAACTTGTGAACTAACTTGTGAACTCCTGTTTATTATGAAGTTGACCACGACCTGCCTGAgatattctctttttttttgggttaattGTTGATTCTATGAATGTCTTACACTAAGTGCTATTCCTGGTCAATGAAGGCAAATTTGTCAGAGGAAAGCCATCCTGCTGTTACTGATCTATACGCCACTGGTGATGGGTCATTAGTTGCAGTTGCAATTCAGAGGCAAGTTCTTGAAGAAATTCCTTGGTCTTTTTATCTGTTCATGTTGATGTTCTGTATTTAACATTGCTCTTTGAAATTTCCTTTTATTCTCGTCTTATATCTgcttttttagtttgatttcctttttcatttttcagCTTGCAAGGGATATTACTATTGAGCTGTGACCTCTCAGCCAAAAAGCTTTCCACCCTCAAGGTAGGTGCATTTCACCTTAATTTCACTGAAACAGAAACTATAGTAATTATCTAAACCGATGGTCTGTCTCCATTGTTGATTGTCCTACCCTTGATCCGCCTTACTccattttatatttatatggTCAAGGGTGCCTCTAATTAGTCTTGTAGAAGTgagttaggccctgttcttttgagcTGAGCTGAACTGagttgaactgaattgaactgaaaaataagctatgaaactgaaattaagccaaaaagaacagggccttataCAAAGTAGTATTTTGCCAGGATAGAATGTGTAAACACCCTACTCTATGAATGCACTGTATAGATTTTTATTAGCTGAAAAGTTTCAGAAGTATTAATCTAGACTTTCTGCAGGTGGTTTATGTGCCTGGAGAAACATTCATCCCTACAAAACTTGGGATGACTTTGTCAGGAAGTTTGCTATGGATGGTAACGGGTGCCTCTAATTTACCTGGTTCAAAAGAATCATCCTTTGCGCGAATCAGAGTTGTGTCAGATTTCAAGAAATCATCTCACGAATCAGATCCCGAGCCCAGAGTTTTGGAAGATACAGAGATACCCGAAGGAGAGAAATTGTTAGAGAAGTTGCAAGGAAGTGTTTCTGTAGATAGCGCGGTTTTCACGGCTGCTGCTGAAGCCCTAAACTCTGCAATGAGCAGTCTGTTAAGAAAGAAGCAATATTCTGATGAGAAACGCGATTTCAGAAAGAAAACCAGAAATGATAagaaatttaaacaataaaaagaTTGTTAGCCTAGCTCTTCATTTTTTATTGAAGTTTTAATTGATAGTTTAGGTTTGGCTTTTTTGTTAATGCCATTTGTTGTATCACTAAATCGAGTTTTTGTAAgttattttctattttctcttaTTCCTcaacttatttatttaattgcCAATTTGCCATTTATGGGGTATTTTTCTTACAGAGTGAATGTACGGGGGTCTATACAACTCGAAACAACCATAAACGACTTTCACCAAGTGAAAAACCCGACctttttgaacttgtatgtaCGAAACCGGGCTCTTGTAGAGTCGTCATTGTATGttgataaaattttaaaacccgCTCAAAATTTATAGTCTTGTACACATCAATTGACTTGAAAATGACCCGAAAATGATCGGAAAGCTTACCTATACTGCGGCGATGACTACGGCGCGCGCGACCGATGTGATATTTCGATGTTTATTTTCCCAATTGTAAACCTCAAGGTTCAAATCATGAGTATTTAGGTTGATGACTACGATGCCAAAAACCTATCCTAATGTAGATTCCTAAACCATTGATAGATAAATTGCCACTAGCACGGCTatgtttcaataattcataagtTAAAGACAATAGTGTAGTTGGTTGGGCCTAAAAGACAAAGACAAATCTATCAAAGTGGTTCCCTTTTCAAATCAATTAATGTTCATTTCTCTATCTTTCCCTTTATTCCTATTTATAAACCTCCCTATACTTCTTTATTCCTATTTATAAACCTCAACCTCCCTATACTCCGCTCTTTAGGTCTACTTCTTCCGTTTCATAAATATTTACACGTTCAAAGATTTATATTGGTGTAGGTAAATCACAAAAATTGATCAAACTATAGTGTCTAAACAAATGTTGCAATATTTATACGATATAAAATAATAAGGGTGAGTTTATTCCTAGTCTGGAGGGGAGCTTGAAAGGGAGTCTAAAGCCAAACTCTTGGGATAGTGTGGTAAAAAACTACAGCATGTCTGGAGTTCAGCTTGAAAAATCAAGACTCGCTTAAATCTCTACTTTTTCTTCAACTAAATCAAATCATACCATATTATCATAATTTATCTTAGTTAATTATCTTTTTTTAGGAGTTTAGGTAAGTGTGAGGTGAATATCAAGATGATGTGTAAAAATGGGAAGAGTGTTATAtgagtttaaataataaaaaagtagATAAAATGTAGTATGTGTAAATATAAATTGGCAGTGTTGAGATTGGGGTTGAGTCTGAGAGTTATTAAAAGGATTATTATTATATGAATAATAAATTTGGGTGTTTTCACTGCAAAGTACGTCACTGACATGCTACCTGACTGACACCCATCAATTTCAACAAATTTTATAAGCTCTTTGCATAATCATAATCAATGCTAACATTGAGTTTAATAGTAGTTGGCTTGTAATTATTGGatgcaaataataataatagagtACTCTAATCTTAATCTTTTGGGGTCAAAAGTGGATTTATCTTACCCAAACACATTTCTTTTATCTCGATTTGAGACAATCTTAATGGGATATGATACCATAATGAACACATTAGGCCCACCATGTTTTAATATTGTTGATTCAATTTCAAAAGTGATTTTATTAACAATTACATCTCGTAAAACTCTTTCGCGTAGGACCTTTTAACTATGTTTAAAGTCATGTTTAAAGTCTTGTTTAGTTCATCTTATGTTAAGATCGTATTAGACACTTTAAACCTAATTAGATCAGCGCATATCAAAAGAAATAGCATCGAGAAATGGAGAAAATGCATAGTTGAGGAAAGCGATACCATAAACATCAAGAAAATTatcattaaaaagaaaaaagaaagtaatCAAACTATGATTGAGGAAGCAAAGATGATTAAGTATACATTATGAGTAAAAGAAGCTAAAGCTTTTTTTAAGATTGAATTTGTAATTGTGATGTCCTTGATGGGGTCCAAGCTTAACATGAAACATCACTATAATTAATTATCATCAATTTATCATGGTTACCCATTCTCTTTAGGACTTGATTAGCATTAAAACACTTaactaaattaaactttttCAAGTTGTAAATTTTGCTAATATCCTAtgattataattttaattatcccttaaaaaaaattcaacttcATCCATTTATAGTGCTAATTAATATAGCCCACCTTAAACAATATCTTATGAGACAATATACAACTTTCTCTGTCATAAATTTACCCAATTATGGACTCTTTTCCTCAAACCAATTAACACTCTACATTTGCTTCTAGTGTAATGGCTGTGTTATAAAAACCATCTTTAAAAAAGTTCATCAAATTAATGGACAACACAATGAAAATCATTTAGAACtacattctaaatatttaattaattagatcaAAGAATAtgcttttgataattttacttTGCCTAATACAAAGTCCATATCAAAGGCAAATCTGACACTACAATATAATAGCGACAATATAATAGCGATAGGTCAAAAATAGCGTCGGAAAAGCTTTTTACGAAGGTCTAgtaaccaaacaaagacggggcCAACCGTCTCAAATGTCTTGTACGAGGGGTTATCGACGAGATTTTTTATTAatgacgacccccttttatgacagtTTCGTGTtagaaaatctcgtcgttaattaACGATTATTGCCTttaacgacggaatttcccGTCTTTAGTAGCACAATTTCTTGTATAGTTCCGTCCTAAAATTAATAATGTGATAATAAAGTATTCCATCAAGTTTACATGTTATTCCTTTTTTCTCTAATTCTTAGATATGAGACGATTAATCCCAACGCACAAATGGATTAGTAGTTACGAAGTATATTATTATTAAGGTATAAGAGAGGCCCATTAAATAGTCAAAGATTAAGGAAAATAAGGCATGTGAAGTGGGACCTAAAAAACTGATATTTAATTCCAAGTGGAAATAAAGACAAATGAAACTTATGATgacataatttttctttttcaaaaaataaataaattgatgTGAATGTGAAAGTTGAAAGTGATGTggcaaaggcaaataaatgaaaatgactCCATAAAAGAATTGAAGATAAGGTCATTGGATcgaggaagtattttcggatatcagatatgtgcttgtaaatacatatcatagcaaaagataaaataggaa contains:
- the LOC110783136 gene encoding uncharacterized protein, whose translation is MEETQMEEKCNSVTNGIPIEEKESEETQTMEEKDSYTQPEVAPALIALHPFDQSVAVTVGSDLRIFNLAKNCPVSLADQSKEVLHKDSIRAIRFSDNGKLLVSAGDDKLVKIWSAETWQCLCTVNSEKRVSAVAISKDEQYVCFADKFGVIWIVDLVGLAEDQSVTEKKAVAIFGHYCSIITSLEFSPDGRFIVSADRDFKIRVSVFPKNPLKGVHEIQSFCLGHSEFVSCLTFVCNPNFPQGFLVSGSGDSTVCLWDVTSGSLLCTSEVGREANLSEESHPAVTDLYATGDGSLVAVAIQSLQGILLLSCDLSAKKLSTLKVVYVPGETFIPTKLGMTLSGSLLWMVTGASNLPGSKESSFARIRVVSDFKKSSHESDPEPRVLEDTEIPEGEKLLEKLQGSVSVDSAVFTAAAEALNSAMSSLLRKKQYSDEKRDFRKKTRNDKKFKQ